The following is a genomic window from Colletotrichum lupini chromosome 5, complete sequence.
AGTTCCGCGCCGCGGATTTCCTCCAAGCGTTAAGTCTGCCGGTCGCTGGCCGGGCCTCCAACGACCAGTCTCTCCACGGCACGCGCGCGCAAAGCGCAAAAACATCTACTTACCCGACCTTTTCTGTTTCACTTTGACGCGCGCGGTACTCTCCTCGACTCGTCTAATCTTCTCGACTTCAGCGCATCTTTCTCTGTTCCCAACCTACTATCCATACAAGGTTACCAACCTATCGCGAGGCTTGCCGTGCCATGGTACCCTGCATATCTGCCCATGGTCTCATCTGAAGCACTTGGCTCTATCCCGCACTCCCTCATAGCGACCTCGTCGGTCCCCGCGCCCCTTCCTTGCTTCCTACGCAACTTATCCACGCAATTTCGTGCTTAGCGCCTACCCGGGCTCCGGACCATACTCCGAACCGAAGAATCCCCATTTCATTATTACTCCGAAGTAACGGGCAACCACCTTATTGACCACGACTGGACTTGAACAGCTACTCCAGCTGTACCAACCGTTCGTACAGCTCCACATCTTTGTCTCATCTGTGCTTGTGCTCTCTGGAGACCAGAACAATTCATTTGGTGTCATCACCATCTCGTCGCTTGCAGGCGACTGACTCAGCCATGGACGCAATGCACGACGAGATGGCCCCAGATCAGCTCCTCTCTTCGACCCGCCAGCTTGCTATATCACATTCTTCTCCCGCATTGTCTGTACCCGCCGGCGATCATGGCCCGGGCTACGCCGTTTCCTCCACTCAGCTCGACTCCACGTATCCGGCGGTCACTGATGCCCGACCATGGCCCCAAGCAGCCGATGGGGTTCGTGACGATGATTACTACTACCATCATCACGAACAGTACCTTCTTGAGGCCTCGTCAGCGTCTTGTCTGGCGTTGTTTCGGCCTCCATATCAGCCTACAGGCGCCATTTCAGAAATTCCAAACGAGATCATGCTGCACATCCTTGGCTATTTGGATGTGAATGATCTCTTGTCAACTTCGAGGGTAGGCGTTCCCCACACACAAGTGACTGTCTATTCTCTTTTGCCTTGGAACTCACTCGCTTCATCCTCCCTTATGCGAAATTCCCACCTGTGCTTGCTGTCCCCTCCGTTGACCGACCCCGTTGTTGCTGAACTCTGCTGATGACATAGACCAATCATCACCTGCGTCACCTGTCCCTCTCGCCTATTCTCCATCACTATCGGCTCCGTCACACGCGTGCCATCCTGCCGCCGTTGTTATCTTCCCCTTCCCGCCCTTCTCTAGCGGAGCTCATCGCCCGCTCCATCTTTCTGACTCACACATCGGTCGTCTCGCGACGCCTTGCTCGCTCTCTGGTCTCCATCCGACTGTCCCGCCGACTGGCCTCGCGGCCCTCGGCCGAAGCCCTCGTCAAGCGGGCTGTGCTCCCGCCGGAATGTGTCCCCGGAATGAGTTTGGTGCAAGTCGCGCCCGCTCTCGTTGCGAAGCGCCGCGCTATtgaaaaggagaaggtcaAGGATGGCTTGAGAAAGTGGGTAGAGGGCGTGTGGAAGGGCGAGGTACGTCAGCGAGAAGAGGGTATCAAGAAGTGGGAGGAGACCAAGGGCGTGGGTAGGGTCTGGCGGCTCCGACGATTCTGGGAGCGTGTGTCGAGGGGCGACGGTGCCGATCTCCGGTAGGCCAGTGAGGCACTCTGTACGACTCTAAACTGAACTGGGTATCGAATTGGGCATTGAGTTGCGGCTCTGGGAGCCGCCAACGGCGTTACTGGGCAAGGATCACGATGTATTCATAATGTCCGCCATAATGAGCCAAATGTGCACTAACAAGCAACTGTGAATTCCGTTGCCGTCTGTCTGTCTTCGCGCAATGTGGTACCTTTGCATGTCACTATGGAACACACATAGGATAGCATCCTATCCTAGGTTGCGAAAAGTTGTGGATGTAATAGTCGTAAGGTGTGTTAATGCTACAAGTAATCATAATCCACCGCGCTCAGCCGTCCTACAAACCAGTCTGGCCAGCAAAGCAGTGCGAAGCACCGGCCTCGATAAGTTTTCCCTTCTGAATCTTCTACCTTAATCCGACCGTTTGCTCGTTTCAAGAATAATAGCAATAATGCAAAGAATGCCTACGAGGACAGAAGCCCAGAAAGAACAGAGCGAGACGTAGTAGATTGTACGGATTCGACTGTCGATTCTCTTTTGGAAGATAGGGTCAAAAAGGCCGTCTTCGGAGGGATACGTGGTCTTTGGGGGTTTCTTCCAAAGTGAAAAAAATCCAAAAGTTAGCAAATTGTCGATACAGAATGGAAACGGTAGCAGGATTGCACTCACTTCGATAGAAGGCTTGGGAGACACAACGGGGCGGCGATTACACTCGGGGCATTGATGATGAGGGCCGGCGCACTGTAAATTGCCGTCGTCAGCGAGTCTGCTCTGGAAATCATTGACGGATCGAGAGTCCCGCGATCGTGCATACCTCGTCGCAAAAGACATGGCCGCACCCGAGGGGTTGGCAGAAGGAAGCACGACATTGTCTGCACTGGTGGGCGGGTGCTACACCAGGAGACGCTGAGCCTGATGCCGGAGTCGACGTCGGTGTTCTTGGCTCCGTCCCGGCAGCCGGGACATTGGTGTCAttcgcagcagcagcagccattGTGAGCTTGTGATAGCCGTAGTCTAGCGACGGGTGATGGGTCTGGCTGTTCGATTTTCCAGATGGAGCAACACGTTGATAAACGGAAAGACGACGGCGTTCGCGTGAAAGAAATTGCTCTCAAGATGAATTATCTCAGTGGCGGCCGGCGCGGAAAAGAGAAGATTTGGAGAACGATGTCTGGGGTTTGGCTGCTACCGGAAGGGAATAAGGACAGAGCTGTGATGAGATGATTGATGCCATGTAGTTCGGAGATTGGGACATCATGTTAGCACTCAAGACTCGAACCTGCCAAATGCCATCCATGGAGGTGTAAAAGATGGAAGGAAGGAATTACAGAGGTACATAATGATGctaggtacctaggtagctCCCAAAACTGACATGAACCCAGCCTGATGTTTCTGCTTGACGAGCAGGTGCATACTTCAAGGAGGACCGGTGTGTGGTGCGGTGTTGCTGACGTGCCACGAAAACCTGGAGCACTAACTCAGTCCCAGAAGGATGCCCCTGAACCTTCTCGTAAATGCTTCCTGAGAATCAAGCGTCACGGCCGCTTCTGAATGATGGCACCTTCCCAAGGAAAACCTGCCCCTGATGTTGTGGAAGGTACTCATCGCGACAAGGAAGAATCCGTGTTCAATGACTCTCGAGGCTATttctacctacctaggtaccttcAACATTCCAGATCTTGCCCGAGCAGTCATTTAATGACGGGAATTGGAGGTAAGCGGACGTCAAGTCAATTTTCCTTTTACGAAAGAGTTGGAAATGCATCAGTATCACCGCTAACCAACATGATGCCGAACATCCACCTCACATACTCGTTTTCAAGTTGCGGATGCCACTGACGGGTAATTACGAGCATTCGGAGACCCAAATTCCTCCAAGGAACATGAAGTcgtcttatttactatagcgGTTGAGCACTGAGCGCGGAAGGATTGGTCGACACCCTATAGGAGATCGCCGCCAGCAACTCACTCCAAACTTTGCGCGCCACAGTGCATGATCATTCCCAGGGCGACTTTCAGTCTCCTTGGTCCGGCTATCccaattctttataaagcacCATATAGCGAATTAGCTGCATCTCAACCATTTGTAACTACGTGCGAATACACTTTCCGAATATTTGACACGCCATGGACCTACGGGAGAAAGTGGAATGGACAAACTAGCCTAGAAGCCTAGGTATTTGCGACCTCTACGGACCCGAAAGACAGCCTGAGTAGACATTTTAGGGTCAGTGATAGGAATTCCGCTTGATTTTTGCAATGCAGAAGCACCTCAAGTCTGACTTACACCTACATCTCTTATCTTACCAGGCGCCGAGACACTACACATCGTCTGCAAGACTGCAACCCGAGTTTTCCATCAGGTCCGTATTAACGGACACTGATTTCAGTACCTCTTACGTATCCAAACGATCAGTTGCACCGTCTGACTTGGTGTGGGGCACCAGATCTTCAACAACCTACTTTTGCGTCAGGGGTTGAGAGCTGTGGCCCGTAGGGGGTATGTCGTCTGGCTGCCCAGTGCAGATAATGACATCGCCGAAATTATGCCCTCTGTTCTGCTTTCTTTTTCTGATTCTTCATCCGCTGCAGATATGTAAGATGACCGAGAATGAAGTGCCGCAGGACGAGTCAGACGTACAAGGTGGTAGCTAATTCGATCACTTCTGCACGTGTACGGTCCACGGATCAAAGTCACCTCGGACATAGTGGCAGTGTTCTGCCTGCGTAATCTCCTCAAGCCTGTGACAAAAGTTTCCACCTACACACCATCTTCTGGAGGCAGTACGCAAGTCGGCTCTGCCGAAAACCCAAACAGAAGACCGGTCATACTATTTCGGAACACTCTAGAGCCTAGACAAACTTTGTTGTGTTCGACTGCTGTCGTCTTTGGGGCCGAAATCAGTCTCAGATAGGGGCTACTTAGTTGTGCAGGTAGGTATCTAGCCAAAGCTAAGGGACATTACCGGGGCCGAAAGCACGGGTTCACACCTCACCCTTCGACCCACGCGTTCCCAACGGCCGTATGTATCTGCGGCGGAGGGAGACTTCTGTCACGTCGTCAAGCCTTGCAGCCCGCTGCAGCCTGTACCCCTTATCGTCAGTTCCATACTAGTGGCTTTGGCTAGAAATGTAGGGCCTCATAACTCGCTCAGATACTCAGCCTTGTTGGTTTAGTATAGAATTGTGCACAACTGTGCCTAGCCATACAGTATTCGAGTTTATTCCCATGGCAATATGTGTAATCGATCTTGGACCCATCTCCAAGCTACGGAGATTCTGCGCTAGCGAAAAAGAAAGTCGAGTGTCGAGCCCATAATGTACTCTCTGATGTTCGCTTTCGAATGCGAGGTTTTCAAGTCTAATCGCAGCGTCCGTCATAAATGTTATAGGGCGGCATGTAGTCCTCATGCCAAAACAGTACATAGGATATTCATACCCTTCTTCATTATCAtcattaaaataataataataataatgatAATACACATGCAGTCAGCACGCCGAGTGTCTCTCAGTCAAAGTCATGCCGAAACCTTTATGGAAATGGTGGATATGTTTGCTTTTGAGAAGTCTCTTTCAGCTTTGGAAAAGGGGGTGTGTGTCACATGCTGGATGAATTCGCAATGCACCCAGAATACCTCGTATACTTATATCCCCAACTTTGAAAGGAGATTCTAAAAGTAGAAGGAAAAGATCAAAAAACATAGAGAACTTTGCATCTCATGCCATCCGTAGAACATGGTTTTACTCGGATTCCTCGTCGTTCACTAAGGTAAGTCATCAGACAGCTACAACTCGTCAAATAAATACTCATCACTCTCCCCACTATCCTCATTATCAAATCGTATTTTCAAAAGAAAAGTAGCCTTTGATAAACAAGACGAACTTTCCGCGGCAATTGGTTCTTCATGCCTCGTCTCGGTCCGTATATTTTGGCGAGCATTCGATGTCTCATTTGGCATACTAATACTTGACTCAGGTGAACATAAAGGTCTCAAAAATTCTTCAGCACATTTTTTAGTACTCGCCAAGAGTCGTGGTATACATGGGAACATTAATAAGCTGGAGCTTGGGGATGAGCTTTGTGTAAGCTCGAAGCGGTTCCATCTGAGCAAGTAGGCTGTCAAACTGGGAATCCCCTTGGGTTGTTGTTATAATAGGTAGAGCCAATAGCCACGGTTCACGACACTGCCTTGGCGAATGGAAGAGACACGCGGCAGCCTCATATTTGAAAGACGTATCAATTCCCAGTATCAGAAAAGCAAAGGAAGCGGAGCGTCTTCTGAGGTGCCCTGGGCTCCCCTATGAAACGCTACACGATAGATGCTAGACGCCAGAAAACTCCATCACCAAATCCTCTTTGCGACCATTTCGTACCGTTGAACTCCGTTATAGTCGCCTTGTTGTGGCCTTTCCGGTTTCTGAACCCTTCCCTTGCCCCCCTTCAGGCCCTCCTTGTCATCAGCGTGAATCCATCTTCGTCGGTCTTCCGTGACCTCGATCTGACCGTAACCTCCAACTCTCTTCCCGGTAGCATCATAGACCTCGCGCTCCTCCTGACCAGTTGCCACCATGTGCTCCTTATGCTTCATCCTGGCGTACCTGTTTCGGGAGTATCGCAGCAGAACCATGCCCAGTAGCAGCTTGACGATAAGAAGGACCAAGAAGGCGATGAAGAAGACGACAATCATGGTAACTGCCGCAATTACATCGTCACTAGTCCACGTCCACCATGCTCTGCTCTGGACACTTGGCTCTCCGTAAGGATAGCCGTAGACGGCCCGGCCTAAGGCATCCCTAAGTAACGTGTCGAGACGGTCCAGCGCTGCCACCATTGCTGGCGACGAG
Proteins encoded in this region:
- a CDS encoding F-box domain-containing protein, coding for MDAMHDEMAPDQLLSSTRQLAISHSSPALSVPAGDHGPGYAVSSTQLDSTYPAVTDARPWPQAADGVRDDDYYYHHHEQYLLEASSASCLALFRPPYQPTGAISEIPNEIMLHILGYLDVNDLLSTSRTNHHLRHLSLSPILHHYRLRHTRAILPPLLSSPSRPSLAELIARSIFLTHTSVVSRRLARSLVSIRLSRRLASRPSAEALVKRAVLPPECVPGMSLVQVAPALVAKRRAIEKEKVKDGLRKWVEGVWKGEVRQREEGIKKWEETKGVGRVWRLRRFWERVSRGDGADLR